A genomic segment from Tuwongella immobilis encodes:
- the pdxH gene encoding pyridoxamine 5'-phosphate oxidase, with product MPMSIANLRKDYTQGELSESSVDSDPIRQFRLWFDQALTSQLLEPNAMTLATALPSGEVSARIVLLKGFDERGFVFFSNYLSRKAHEIDENPHAALLFFWAELERQVRIEGTTERVDAADSDTYFASRPLGSRLGAIASPQSQVIPSRTPLEEKMAELQRQYADGNVPRPPHWGGTRVIPTQIEFWQGRPSRLHDRIRYRKCPTTHAWIIERLAP from the coding sequence TTGCCCATGAGTATCGCAAACCTTCGCAAAGATTACACCCAAGGCGAACTCAGCGAATCCAGCGTCGATAGCGACCCGATTCGCCAGTTTCGCCTCTGGTTCGACCAAGCGCTGACCAGCCAATTGCTGGAACCCAACGCCATGACGCTGGCCACCGCATTGCCCAGCGGGGAAGTCTCCGCCCGAATCGTTCTGCTCAAAGGATTCGACGAGCGTGGATTTGTTTTCTTCAGCAACTATCTCAGTCGCAAGGCCCATGAAATCGACGAAAATCCACACGCCGCGTTACTCTTCTTCTGGGCAGAATTGGAACGCCAAGTCCGGATCGAAGGGACCACCGAACGCGTCGATGCGGCCGATTCCGATACCTACTTCGCCAGCCGACCACTCGGAAGCCGACTCGGAGCGATCGCCTCCCCGCAAAGCCAGGTGATCCCCAGCCGCACGCCATTGGAAGAGAAAATGGCCGAGCTGCAACGCCAGTACGCCGATGGCAACGTCCCCCGCCCACCCCACTGGGGCGGCACTCGCGTCATCCCCACGCAAATCGAATTCTGGCAAGGCCGCCCATCCCGCCTCCACGACCGAATCCGCTACCGAAAATGCCCCACCACCCACGCATGGATCATCGAACGCCTCGCCCCATGA
- a CDS encoding DUF1559 domain-containing protein, producing the protein MPLPQRMDSRRGFTLIELLVVIAIIAILIGLLLPAVQKVREAAARMRCQNNLKQLVLGCHNYQDSFSALPPGWATNQLTAPNPGWTWGSLTLPFIEQAALFQQLNPLPTSNMPTAAAQPLLQQSLSVHTCPSDSGQRLNVAYANYAKSNYIINRQVAGPNAAGRPVALSIQTIADGSSNTILLGERDYTFNTGAIWCGIINSSGSFEGRAGRGMNQRMAANGPPPVNFASDGDCRRLGFASLHTGGCNFALADGSVRFIRQNIEANPAESWCTFPPPAAPASFLFQNLMNPSDGFPLVGDF; encoded by the coding sequence ATGCCTCTCCCCCAGCGCATGGATTCTCGGCGTGGGTTCACGCTGATTGAATTGCTTGTGGTGATCGCGATTATCGCAATCCTGATCGGATTGTTATTGCCTGCGGTCCAGAAAGTTCGCGAAGCCGCCGCTCGAATGCGGTGTCAGAATAATTTGAAGCAGTTGGTTTTGGGATGCCACAACTATCAAGACAGTTTCAGTGCGTTACCGCCGGGCTGGGCAACGAACCAGCTCACCGCTCCGAATCCGGGGTGGACTTGGGGATCGCTGACGTTGCCGTTTATTGAACAAGCGGCACTGTTTCAACAATTGAACCCGTTGCCGACCTCGAACATGCCGACGGCGGCAGCGCAACCGCTGTTGCAGCAATCGCTTAGCGTGCATACCTGCCCCTCGGATAGTGGCCAACGGCTGAACGTCGCTTATGCCAACTATGCCAAGTCGAACTACATCATCAATCGTCAGGTGGCTGGGCCGAATGCGGCGGGGCGACCGGTGGCATTGAGCATTCAAACGATTGCCGATGGCTCGAGCAATACGATTCTGCTCGGCGAACGGGATTACACCTTCAACACGGGTGCGATTTGGTGTGGGATCATCAATTCCAGTGGCTCGTTTGAAGGGCGTGCGGGCCGTGGCATGAATCAACGGATGGCCGCGAATGGGCCACCGCCGGTGAATTTCGCCAGCGATGGCGACTGTCGCCGATTGGGCTTTGCCAGTCTGCACACGGGTGGCTGCAACTTTGCGCTGGCGGATGGCTCGGTGCGGTTCATTCGCCAGAATATCGAAGCAAACCCGGCGGAGAGCTGGTGTACCTTCCCGCCGCCAGCGGCTCCGGCGAGCTTCCTGTTCCAAAATCTGATGAACCCCAGCGATGGGTTCCCCCTGGTGGGCGATTTCTAA
- a CDS encoding DPP IV N-terminal domain-containing protein, protein MLPMMILSLAIAADPVGLPTPEGPWTKDEAKHLTNIRQLTSDYLRAGEGYFSPDGKQIVYQAEEKGTGNPFYQIFVQDLANGRARRISPGIGRTTCAYFTPDGKQVMFASSHLDPEAKKQQQAEYVQREDDRKKGVRRRYSWDFDPYMDIFVGDPDGGNLRNITNTKGYDAEGSFSPDGKQIVFCSNRDGNLELYIMNSDGSQVRKLTNAPGCYNGGPFFSPDGKKVIFRSDRKEKERLQLYVINTDGTGEKALTNDDQWIYWAPYWYRDSKHIIYTAADHSNPMARPNYDLYWMNIETGKTARLTHAPGQDVLPVFSPDFKKIMWTSSRDGRSPTQLYIADFTPPSE, encoded by the coding sequence ATGCTCCCAATGATGATCCTCAGCCTCGCCATTGCCGCTGATCCCGTCGGACTTCCGACACCTGAAGGGCCATGGACCAAAGACGAGGCCAAGCACCTCACCAATATCCGCCAGTTGACCAGCGATTATCTCCGCGCCGGGGAAGGATATTTTTCGCCAGACGGAAAGCAGATCGTCTACCAGGCCGAAGAGAAGGGAACGGGGAATCCGTTCTATCAGATTTTCGTGCAAGATTTAGCGAATGGTCGCGCTCGCCGAATCAGCCCCGGAATCGGTCGCACGACCTGCGCCTACTTCACGCCGGACGGCAAGCAGGTCATGTTTGCCAGCTCGCACCTCGACCCGGAAGCCAAGAAGCAGCAGCAAGCCGAGTACGTTCAGCGCGAAGACGACCGCAAGAAGGGCGTCCGTCGCCGATATAGCTGGGACTTCGACCCGTATATGGACATTTTCGTGGGCGATCCCGATGGTGGGAACCTGCGCAATATCACCAACACCAAAGGCTACGACGCGGAAGGTTCGTTCTCGCCCGATGGCAAGCAGATTGTCTTCTGCTCCAATCGCGATGGCAATCTGGAGCTGTACATCATGAATTCGGATGGCAGCCAGGTGCGAAAATTGACCAACGCACCCGGATGCTACAACGGCGGCCCGTTCTTCTCCCCCGATGGCAAGAAAGTCATTTTCCGCAGCGACCGCAAGGAAAAGGAACGGCTGCAACTGTATGTCATCAATACGGATGGCACCGGCGAAAAAGCACTCACCAATGACGATCAATGGATCTATTGGGCACCCTATTGGTACCGCGATAGCAAGCACATCATCTACACGGCCGCCGATCACTCCAACCCGATGGCCCGCCCGAATTATGATTTGTATTGGATGAACATCGAAACTGGCAAAACCGCGCGATTGACCCACGCACCCGGCCAAGACGTGCTGCCGGTGTTCAGTCCAGATTTCAAAAAGATCATGTGGACCTCCAGCCGCGATGGCCGGTCTCCCACGCAACTGTACATCGCCGATTTCACCCCGCCCAGTGAATAA
- a CDS encoding NUDIX hydrolase → MAEWMSQAAAIPMRDGQICLVSSSGGRRWVIPKGAIELGHTAGQTALIEAWEEAGLVGSIQPEPVGSYLYEKDNRINHVVVFLMQVHEESVTWPEQGKRSRIWVSIPEAIEKLQDASLRDLLTAVFLQPTFSTLA, encoded by the coding sequence ATGGCGGAATGGATGAGCCAAGCTGCTGCGATTCCCATGCGCGACGGGCAAATTTGCCTGGTCAGCTCCAGTGGTGGCCGTCGTTGGGTCATTCCCAAGGGCGCCATTGAGTTGGGCCACACCGCCGGGCAGACCGCACTCATTGAAGCCTGGGAAGAAGCGGGGCTGGTCGGCAGCATTCAACCGGAACCGGTGGGCAGTTACCTGTACGAAAAAGACAACCGAATCAATCACGTCGTTGTGTTTCTCATGCAAGTCCATGAAGAGTCGGTCACGTGGCCGGAGCAGGGGAAGCGTTCCCGAATTTGGGTGAGCATCCCGGAAGCGATTGAGAAGCTGCAAGACGCGAGCCTGCGCGATCTGCTCACCGCCGTGTTCTTGCAACCCACATTCTCCACGTTGGCCTAA
- a CDS encoding PP2C family protein-serine/threonine phosphatase, with protein sequence MQTIADLTVRQVMVGEPICVRPEESIQQVLRRMSELRIGAVLVTDDDQLLGIFTERDLLRHAAVAAVGWRQTPVAHWMTTDVYTISPDAGWEEAMSRLEQWHVRHLPVVEDGRVIGILSSRQLISRREEYLNQQIAERTREVRQANEELLARDAEMTHHLRMASRLMNRIVLPHASPSWPELMIGVEFVPLDLLGGDYYDFAYPDANHLGILMADASGHSLPAAMVAIMARIAFSEVAHTTIHPGEVLAAMNKRLQGLSDERFVTAFYGVIDRRNYRFTYANAGHPIPLLQRAKATTVEPLTSRGFMLGILPDEVYTERSIDLAPGDRLCMFTDGVVESMNDRGEMLGNRRFEAMVNQRHRDPVNGLASRLLGDVNRFRSGNPASDDITLMMVGLRESV encoded by the coding sequence ATGCAAACGATTGCCGATTTGACGGTTCGCCAAGTGATGGTCGGTGAACCGATTTGTGTGCGCCCCGAGGAAAGCATTCAGCAGGTGCTTCGCCGCATGTCGGAGCTGCGCATTGGCGCGGTGCTGGTGACCGATGACGACCAACTGCTGGGCATCTTCACCGAGCGGGATTTACTTCGGCACGCAGCAGTTGCTGCGGTCGGCTGGCGGCAAACCCCGGTTGCGCACTGGATGACCACCGACGTTTACACCATCTCGCCCGATGCCGGTTGGGAAGAGGCGATGTCGCGGCTGGAGCAGTGGCACGTTCGGCATCTGCCGGTGGTCGAAGATGGCCGAGTCATCGGGATTCTGTCCTCGCGGCAGTTAATCAGCCGCCGGGAAGAATATCTGAATCAACAAATCGCCGAGCGCACCCGAGAAGTCCGCCAAGCCAACGAAGAACTCCTCGCTCGTGATGCGGAAATGACGCACCACCTGCGCATGGCCAGCCGACTGATGAACCGCATCGTGCTGCCGCATGCCTCGCCATCATGGCCGGAACTCATGATCGGCGTGGAGTTTGTGCCGTTGGATCTGCTCGGCGGCGATTACTACGATTTCGCATACCCCGATGCCAACCACCTGGGCATTCTCATGGCCGATGCCAGCGGCCACAGCTTGCCCGCCGCGATGGTGGCCATCATGGCCCGCATCGCCTTCAGCGAAGTCGCCCACACGACCATTCACCCCGGCGAAGTGCTGGCAGCTATGAACAAGCGCCTGCAAGGGCTAAGCGATGAGCGATTTGTCACCGCATTCTATGGCGTGATTGATCGTCGGAACTATCGCTTCACGTATGCCAATGCCGGGCACCCCATTCCGCTGTTGCAGCGTGCCAAAGCCACGACCGTGGAACCGCTGACCAGTCGGGGATTCATGCTGGGGATTCTGCCCGATGAAGTGTATACCGAACGCAGCATTGATCTTGCGCCGGGCGATCGGCTCTGTATGTTCACCGACGGTGTGGTCGAATCGATGAACGACCGTGGCGAGATGCTCGGGAATCGTCGATTTGAGGCAATGGTCAATCAGCGTCATCGCGACCCGGTGAACGGGCTGGCGTCGCGGCTCTTGGGCGATGTCAACCGCTTCCGATCCGGCAATCCCGCAAGCGACGACATCACGTTGATGATGGTCGGCCTGCGGGAATCGGTCTAA
- a CDS encoding DNA integrity scanning protein DisA nucleotide-binding domain protein, translated as MALPPQTLGLLQAARCLNTHVMADAVVLLTETQLEWSEVIAEMGDTRLIVAADHAKLAPRLREEGTLTVINLPIDSRSIQERLGQALLEATCSGKLKEMGRVVVIYNGVLNDPNAPEPLDSLSVIHLNDHLEKMKLSDLRRLKSTVPVETLRRVIDLAAQIGREGREGQPVGALFVVGDTENVLPLCRPINFNPFRGYKTLDRSLVQVKVREQIKELAKLDGAFIITNKGIAKEGCVYLDVPSKDVELPAGFGSRHWAAASVSKMTKAVAICVSQSSGSVRVFVGGKQQMYVAATPSRPHLWSNVRLDTHVSRPTTGLMPQPVSGPFHTPVKLNLPIPHSADAKDSVSKNGDA; from the coding sequence ATGGCATTGCCGCCGCAAACTTTGGGCTTGCTGCAGGCCGCGCGCTGCCTGAACACGCATGTCATGGCCGATGCGGTGGTGCTGTTGACGGAGACGCAGTTGGAATGGAGCGAAGTGATCGCCGAAATGGGCGATACTCGGCTCATTGTCGCCGCCGACCATGCGAAACTCGCACCCCGATTGCGCGAGGAAGGGACGCTGACGGTCATCAATTTGCCCATCGATTCCCGCTCAATCCAAGAACGCTTGGGGCAAGCCTTGTTGGAGGCCACCTGTAGCGGCAAGTTGAAAGAGATGGGCCGTGTGGTGGTGATCTACAACGGGGTGCTGAACGATCCCAACGCACCAGAACCACTCGACAGTCTGAGTGTCATTCATCTGAATGACCATTTGGAAAAGATGAAGCTCAGCGATCTGCGTCGGCTCAAATCGACGGTTCCCGTGGAGACGTTGCGCCGCGTGATCGATCTGGCCGCCCAAATCGGGCGTGAAGGCCGGGAAGGGCAGCCGGTGGGGGCGTTGTTCGTCGTCGGCGATACGGAGAATGTGCTGCCGCTATGCCGACCGATTAACTTCAACCCCTTTCGGGGCTACAAAACGCTCGATCGCAGTCTGGTGCAAGTCAAGGTGCGCGAGCAAATTAAGGAATTGGCCAAGCTGGATGGTGCGTTCATTATCACGAATAAAGGCATCGCCAAAGAGGGGTGTGTTTATTTGGACGTGCCATCGAAGGATGTGGAACTGCCTGCCGGGTTCGGATCGCGTCACTGGGCGGCGGCATCGGTCAGCAAGATGACCAAGGCGGTGGCAATCTGCGTGAGTCAATCCAGCGGGTCGGTGCGGGTCTTTGTGGGTGGCAAGCAGCAGATGTATGTGGCAGCGACACCTTCGCGGCCGCATTTGTGGTCGAATGTGCGATTGGATACGCATGTCAGCCGTCCGACCACCGGCCTGATGCCGCAACCCGTGAGTGGGCCATTTCACACGCCAGTGAAGCTGAATCTGCCCATCCCCCATTCTGCGGATGCGAAAGATTCCGTGAGCAAAAACGGCGACGCTTGA
- a CDS encoding pyridoxal-phosphate dependent enzyme has translation MDETILQSIGRTPLVRLNRITQGLSVPIAIKVEANNPGGSVKDRVALAMVREAERLGQLRAGGTIIEATAGNTGVGLAMVAAVRGYRCIFVLPDKMAPEKIALLKGYGAEVVITPTNVPPDAPESYNGVADRLAREIPGAWRPNQFANLANPEIHYRTTGPEIWQQTEGRITAFVSGVGTGGTLSGVARYLKEMNPEIRIIGADPEGSVLSGGTPKSWKVEGIGEDFVPRTFNSQLVDEWIRISDAESFETARQIARQEGMLLGGSTGTNVAAALRYARRLDGPHLIVALGCDTGRNYLSKFYDDRWLADNQLTAKPTIRESIDALLQQRGPRELLTISPEEPLTHAIALMQRRGISQLPVVAEGKSVGSIQEVTLARVLHDRLDPGQVRVGEIMARPLPILDSAVQLDEAYRLLLAGNTGVLITHAGNLVDILTRIDLIQHWGQPR, from the coding sequence ATGGATGAAACGATTCTCCAGAGCATTGGACGCACACCGCTGGTCCGGTTGAATCGGATCACTCAGGGGCTATCCGTTCCGATTGCGATCAAGGTTGAAGCGAATAATCCCGGCGGCAGCGTCAAAGACCGCGTCGCCTTGGCGATGGTCCGCGAGGCAGAGCGACTGGGGCAGCTTCGCGCAGGTGGCACCATCATCGAAGCGACAGCGGGCAATACTGGCGTCGGACTGGCGATGGTGGCGGCGGTTCGCGGCTATCGCTGCATTTTCGTCTTGCCCGATAAGATGGCACCCGAAAAAATTGCCCTGCTCAAAGGCTACGGCGCGGAAGTGGTCATCACTCCCACCAATGTACCGCCCGACGCTCCGGAATCGTACAACGGCGTCGCCGATCGCTTGGCCCGCGAAATCCCCGGTGCCTGGCGACCGAACCAATTCGCCAATCTCGCCAACCCCGAGATCCACTACCGCACCACCGGCCCGGAAATTTGGCAGCAGACCGAAGGCCGCATCACCGCGTTTGTCTCCGGCGTCGGCACAGGCGGCACGCTCTCCGGTGTGGCGCGGTATCTCAAGGAAATGAACCCGGAAATCCGCATCATCGGGGCCGATCCCGAAGGTTCCGTCCTCTCCGGGGGCACGCCAAAATCGTGGAAAGTCGAGGGAATTGGCGAAGATTTCGTTCCTCGCACATTCAACAGCCAATTAGTCGATGAATGGATTCGCATCAGCGATGCCGAATCATTCGAGACCGCACGCCAAATCGCCCGGCAGGAAGGGATGCTACTGGGCGGCTCGACCGGCACCAATGTCGCCGCCGCACTGCGCTACGCCCGACGACTCGATGGCCCGCATCTGATCGTGGCGTTGGGTTGCGATACGGGCCGAAACTATCTCAGCAAATTTTACGATGATCGCTGGCTTGCGGACAATCAACTCACCGCCAAGCCGACCATCCGCGAAAGCATCGATGCCCTGCTGCAACAGCGAGGCCCACGCGAACTGCTCACCATCAGCCCGGAAGAACCGCTCACCCATGCGATTGCCTTGATGCAACGGCGGGGCATCTCGCAATTGCCCGTTGTCGCGGAGGGGAAATCAGTCGGTAGCATTCAGGAAGTGACCCTGGCACGCGTCTTGCACGATCGACTCGACCCCGGCCAAGTCCGCGTCGGCGAAATCATGGCTCGCCCGCTGCCGATTCTCGATTCCGCAGTGCAACTCGACGAAGCGTATCGACTGCTCCTGGCGGGCAATACCGGGGTGCTGATCACCCATGCGGGCAACCTCGTGGATATTCTCACCCGCATCGATTTGATCCAACATTGGGGCCAACCGCGATAA
- a CDS encoding DUF4974 domain-containing protein codes for MNQWIWKRTLAVVAGLSIGSASPLMAQVGESDFAGRSQALQVVAMQRFEIAIRSAIAEADRLKATSPEQAVARLKEVQYQLDADTILPPNTRREMTQKLQARIASIRNAPAANANPMGTAANGAAPGGVPVMGQRSPAAQVSEYAAQVAQVQRIADSLAEIDRLATAGKLIDAETQAAALAEQFPDAPPAQAMLNRQSLARRLKEAKELLAEYEKRIIQANKEIVKSALPAKGDVEFPEDWKEKTARRKQEVLTAKEKEIMRALDSQVELNYRETSFSEALQDLSDRLGQPIIIDKAALADAAVDNSAPVTAKLSKVSGRTALRKILSDMGLTYVIKNEVIYVTSTVRAREMLVTRVYYIGDLVQATGPFGGAVTWGPFVDQMQTQENLKVILQAIEQSIDPMSWKGNGGLGSIQFHMPTMSLIVRQTTEVHSLLQSKLGR; via the coding sequence ATGAACCAGTGGATCTGGAAGCGAACCCTCGCCGTTGTCGCGGGCCTCTCAATTGGCTCGGCGTCCCCGCTGATGGCCCAAGTGGGCGAAAGCGATTTCGCTGGCCGCTCGCAAGCCTTGCAAGTGGTGGCCATGCAGCGATTCGAGATTGCCATTCGCTCGGCCATTGCCGAAGCCGATCGACTCAAAGCCACCTCGCCCGAACAAGCCGTTGCCCGCCTGAAGGAAGTGCAATATCAATTGGATGCGGATACGATTCTGCCGCCGAATACTCGGCGAGAGATGACGCAGAAGCTGCAAGCCCGCATTGCCAGCATCCGCAATGCACCGGCGGCGAATGCCAACCCGATGGGCACGGCGGCGAATGGAGCCGCTCCTGGTGGTGTGCCGGTGATGGGGCAGCGTTCTCCGGCGGCGCAGGTGAGCGAGTATGCTGCGCAAGTCGCTCAGGTGCAACGAATTGCGGATTCGCTCGCCGAGATTGATCGACTCGCCACTGCTGGCAAACTCATCGATGCCGAAACGCAAGCCGCCGCACTCGCCGAGCAATTCCCCGATGCGCCACCGGCTCAAGCGATGCTCAATCGGCAATCGTTGGCTCGTCGGTTGAAGGAAGCCAAAGAATTGCTCGCCGAGTACGAAAAGCGAATCATTCAAGCGAACAAAGAAATTGTCAAGTCTGCGCTGCCGGCGAAGGGGGATGTCGAATTCCCGGAAGACTGGAAAGAAAAGACTGCTCGCCGCAAGCAAGAAGTGCTGACCGCCAAGGAAAAGGAAATCATGCGGGCACTCGATTCCCAGGTGGAATTGAACTACCGCGAAACGTCGTTCTCGGAAGCACTCCAGGATTTGTCGGATCGCTTGGGCCAGCCGATTATCATCGACAAGGCCGCGCTCGCCGATGCCGCGGTGGATAACTCCGCCCCAGTCACCGCCAAACTGAGCAAAGTCAGCGGCCGTACTGCGCTACGGAAGATCCTCTCCGACATGGGGTTAACGTATGTCATCAAGAACGAAGTCATCTACGTGACTTCGACGGTGCGGGCTCGGGAAATGCTCGTCACCCGCGTCTATTACATCGGCGATCTGGTGCAGGCGACTGGGCCGTTCGGTGGTGCGGTGACGTGGGGACCGTTCGTCGATCAGATGCAGACGCAAGAGAATCTGAAGGTGATCCTTCAGGCAATTGAGCAATCGATTGATCCGATGAGTTGGAAGGGGAACGGCGGCCTCGGCTCGATCCAATTCCATATGCCGACGATGTCACTGATTGTGCGGCAAACCACCGAAGTGCATTCGCTGCTGCAAAGCAAACTCGGCCGATAA